From the Leptolyngbya sp. O-77 genome, one window contains:
- a CDS encoding sterol desaturase family protein, whose protein sequence is MQDRFLRALVLYLVLTVLFGILERFFASIPEQPRFRRGYWLDSFYWFLTPMVIQVLSMGAIALCLLPVYLLLGRSLDWQSVLTGYGWAAQLPLWVQGLIMIVVGDGIGYWTHRLQHAEPLWDYHAVHHSAETMDWLTAVRLHPVNDIISRVCQASPLLILGFSPVAVEMYTIFLSSYVALIHANVRWTYGPLGYLISSPAFHRWHHTREEAGLGCNFAGLFPIYDLMFDTFYLPQGQQPHNFGICGKPIPENLGAHLLYPLRRWLGRSNRSQPNEV, encoded by the coding sequence ATGCAAGATCGGTTCCTTCGAGCGCTAGTTCTTTACTTGGTTTTGACGGTCTTGTTTGGCATCTTGGAACGCTTTTTTGCGAGTATTCCTGAGCAACCCAGATTTCGACGGGGCTATTGGCTGGATAGCTTTTATTGGTTCCTAACGCCGATGGTGATTCAGGTTCTCAGCATGGGGGCGATCGCCCTATGCCTCCTGCCCGTGTACCTGCTATTGGGGCGATCGCTCGACTGGCAAAGCGTGCTGACGGGCTACGGCTGGGCGGCGCAACTGCCGCTGTGGGTGCAGGGCTTGATTATGATTGTGGTGGGCGACGGCATCGGCTATTGGACGCATCGCTTGCAACACGCCGAGCCGCTATGGGATTATCACGCCGTCCACCACAGCGCGGAAACGATGGACTGGCTGACGGCGGTGCGGCTGCACCCGGTGAATGACATCATCTCGCGGGTGTGTCAGGCATCGCCGCTGCTGATTCTGGGCTTTTCGCCCGTGGCTGTTGAAATGTACACCATTTTCCTGTCTAGCTACGTGGCGCTGATTCATGCCAACGTTCGCTGGACCTATGGCCCGCTGGGGTATCTCATCTCCAGCCCTGCCTTTCACCGCTGGCACCACACACGAGAAGAAGCCGGACTGGGCTGCAATTTTGCGGGGCTATTTCCGATCTACGACCTGATGTTTGACACTTTCTATCTGCCCCAGGGACAGCAGCCCCACAATTTTGGCATTTGTGGCAAGCCAATTCCCGAAAACCTGGGAGCGCATTTGCTCTACCCGCTGCGGCGGTGGCTGGGCAGATCGAATCGCAGTCAGCCGAACGAGGTCTAG
- a CDS encoding Uma2 family endonuclease yields MSVAKDQDPAIEQPQLDPPLIVPLGNLSSHEPPLESSLHLQQLILLLTSLNWLWQDRTDYFAAGNLTIYYSPNQRKSEDFCGPDFFVVLGTERRPRKSWTLWEEDGKYPNVIVELLSDSTASVDRGLKKEIYQDTFRTLEYFWFDPVSLEFEGFSLVRGRYEPIAPNDQGRRWSDQLQLFLGVHDEQLRFFRPDGSLVPTPEEAARIEQQRADMEQQRGDRLATKLRELGIDPDAL; encoded by the coding sequence ATGTCGGTTGCCAAAGATCAAGACCCCGCCATTGAGCAACCCCAACTCGACCCGCCGTTAATCGTCCCGCTGGGCAATCTCTCCAGCCACGAACCGCCCTTAGAAAGCTCACTGCATCTTCAGCAGCTCATTCTCTTGCTGACCTCCCTCAACTGGCTCTGGCAAGACCGCACCGACTACTTCGCCGCAGGCAACCTGACAATCTACTACAGCCCCAACCAGCGCAAGTCTGAGGATTTTTGCGGGCCGGACTTTTTTGTCGTGCTGGGAACCGAGCGCCGCCCGCGCAAAAGTTGGACGTTGTGGGAAGAAGACGGCAAATATCCCAACGTGATTGTGGAATTGCTGTCGGACTCGACCGCCAGCGTGGATCGGGGGCTAAAAAAGGAGATTTATCAAGACACCTTTCGGACGCTGGAATATTTCTGGTTTGATCCTGTCAGCCTTGAGTTTGAAGGATTTTCGCTGGTACGCGGACGCTACGAGCCGATTGCGCCCAACGACCAGGGGCGGCGATGGAGCGACCAGCTTCAGCTATTTCTGGGTGTTCACGACGAACAGCTTCGGTTTTTTCGACCCGACGGCAGCCTAGTGCCCACGCCCGAAGAAGCAGCGCGGATAGAACAACAGCGGGCAGATATGGAGCAGCAGCGGGGCGATCGCCTCGCCACAAAGCTCCGAGAACTGGGCATCGACCCAGATGCCCTGTAG